The following are encoded in a window of Eschrichtius robustus isolate mEscRob2 chromosome 1, mEscRob2.pri, whole genome shotgun sequence genomic DNA:
- the CIDEB gene encoding lipid transferase CIDEB isoform X1, whose product MEYLSALDPSGLLSRSVSSMSSDLGRKVWTSAPPPRRPFRVCDHKRATRKGLTAATRRELLNKALETLMLSGVLTLVLEEDGTTVDSEDFFQLLEDDTCLMVLELGQSWSPSRGGVLPYGLGREKPKHSKDIARITFDVYKQNPRDLFGSLNIKATFYGLYSMSCDIQGLGPKKILRELLRWASALLQGLGHMLLGISSTLRHAVEGTERWQRQGRLQPY is encoded by the exons ATGGAGTACCTCTCTGCCCTGGACCCCAGCGGCCTGCTCAG CAGGTCAGTATCCAGTATGAGCTCCGATTTGGGCCGTAAGGTCTGGACCTCGGCTCCACCACCCCGGCGACCTTTCCGTGTCTGTGATCACAAGCGCGCCACCCGGAAAGGCCTGACAGCTGCCACCCGCCGGGAACTGCTAAACAAG GCACTGGAGACTCTGATGCTGAGTGGAGTGCTGACACTGGTGCTGGAGGAGGATGGGACCACAGTGGACAGCGAGGACTTCTTCCAGCTGTTGGAGGATGACACATGCCTGATGGTGCTGGAGTTGGGACAGAGCTGGAGCCCCAGCAGG GGTGGGGTGCTGCCGTATGGCCTGGGCCGGgagaagcccaagcacagcaAGGACATCGCCCGCATCACCTTCGATGTGTACAAGCAAAACCCTCGAGACCTCTTTGGCAGCCTGAACATCAAAGCCACGTTCTACGGGCTCTACTCCATGAGCTGTGACATTCAAGGACTCGGCCCAAAGAAAATACTCAG GGAGCTCCTCCGATGGGCCTCCGCACTGCTGCAAGGCCTGGGCCACATGCTGCTGGGAATTTCCTCCACCCTTCGTCATGCAGTGGAAGGGACTGAGCGGTGGCAGCGGCAGGGTCGCCTCCAACCCTACTGA
- the RABGGTA gene encoding geranylgeranyl transferase type-2 subunit alpha, with the protein MHGRLKVKTSEEQEEAKRLEREQKLKLYQSATQTVFQKRQAGELDESVLELTSQILGANPDFATLWNCRREVLQRLEVQKSPEELATLVKAELGFLESCLRVNPKSYGTWHHRCWLLGRLPEPNWARELELCARFLEVDERNFHCWDYRRFVAAQAAVPPAEELAFTDSLITRNFSNYSSWHYRSCLLPQLHPQPDSGPQGRLPEDVLLKELELVQNAFFTDPNDQSAWFYHRWLLGRADPQDALRCLHVSRDEACLTVSFSRPLLVGSRTETLLLVVDESPLAVAWRTPDGRNRPSHVWLCDLPATSLNDQLPQHTFRVIWTAGDAQKECVLLKGRQEGWCRDSATDEQLFRCELSVEKSTVLQSELESCKELQELEPENKWCLLTIILLMRALDPLQYEKETLQYFQTLKAVDPMRAAYLDDLRSKFLLENSVLKMEYAEVRVLHLGHKDLTVLCHLEQLLLITHLDLSHNRLRALPPALAALRCLEVLQANDNTIESLDGVTNLPRLQELFLCNNRLHQPAVLQPLASCPRLVLLNLQGNPLCQAVGISEHLAELLPSVRSSLT; encoded by the exons ATG CACGGGCGCCTGAAGGTGAAGACATCGGAAGAGCAAGAGGAAGCCAAAAGGCTAGAGCGGGAACAGAAGCTGAAGCTATACCAGTCAGCCACCCAGACTGTCTTCCAGAAG CGCCAGGCTGGAGAGCTGGATGAATCAGTGCTGGAACTGACAAGCCAGATTCTGGGAGCCAACCCTGACTTTGCCACCCTCTGGAATTGTCGCCGAGAGGTGCTCCAGCGGCTGGAGGTCCAGAA GTCCCCCGAGGAGTTGGCCACTCTGGTGAAGGCAGAACTGGGCTTCCTGGAGAGCTGTCTGAGGGTGAACCCCAAGTCTTACGGTACCTGGCACCACCGCTGCTGGCTGCTGGGCCGCCTGCCAGAGCCCAACTGGGCCCGGGAGCTGGAGTTGTGTGCTCGCTTCCTCGAGGTTGATGAGCGGAACT TTCACTGCTGGGACTACCGGCGGTTTGTGGCTGCACAGGCAGCTGTGCCCCCTGCAGAGGAGTTAGCCTTCACTGACAGCCTCATCACCCGAAACTTCTCCAACTATTCCTCCTGGCATTACCGCTCCTGCCTCTTGCCCCAGCTGCATCCGCAGCCAGACTCTGGACCCCAGGGGCGCCTCCCTGAGGATGTGCTGCTCAAAG AGCTGGAGCTGGTGCAGAACGCCTTCTTCACTGACCCCAATGATCAGAGTGCCTGGTTCTACCATCGTTGGCTCCTGGGACGAG CGGATCCCCAGGATGCCCTGCGCTGCCTGCACGTGAGCCGGGATGAGGCCTGTCTGACTGTCTCCTTCTCCCGGCCCCTGCTA GTGGGCTCCAGGACGGAGACCTTGCTGCTCGTGGTGGACGAGTCACCCCTGGCCGTGGCGTGGAGGACCCCAGATGGCAGGAACCGGCCTAGCCACGTCTGG ctctgtgacctgcCCGCCACCTCTCTCAACGACCAGTTGCCCCAACATACATTTCGTGTCATTTGGACAGCAGGCGATGCCCAGAAGGAGTGTGTGCTCTTGAAAG GCCGCCAAGAGGGCTGGTGCCGGGACTCCGCCACGGATGAACAGCTCTTTAG GTGTGAGCTGTCGGTGGAGAAGTCCACGGTGCTACAGTCCGAGCTTGAATCCTGTAAGGAGCTGCAGGAGCTGGAGCCTGAGAATAAAT GGTGCCTGCTCACCATCATCTTGCTGATGCGGGCGCTGGACCCCCTGCAGTATGAGAAGGAGACGCTGCAATACTTCCAGACCCTCAAG GCCGTGGACCCTATGCGGGCCGCGTACCTGGACGACCTGCGAAGCAAGTTCCTGCTGGAGAACAGCGTGCTCAAGATGGAGTACGCGGAGGTGCGCGTTCTGCATCTTGGTCACAAG GATCTGACGGTGCTCTGCCACCTGGAGCAGCTGCTCTTGATCACTCACCTCGACCTGTCGCACAATCGTCTCCgagccctgccccctgccctggctGCCCTGCGCTGCCTCGAG gtGCTGCAGGCCAATGACAACACTATCGAGTCCCTGGACGGTGTCACTAACCTGCCCCGGCTGCAGGAGCTCTTTCTGTGCAACAACC GCCTCCATCAGCCTGCAGTGCTCCAGCCTCTTGCCTCCTGCCCCAGGCTGGTCCTCCTCAACCTGCAGGGCAACCCCCTGTGCCAAGCAGTGGGCATCTCGGAGCATCTGGCCGAGCTGCTGCCTTCGGTTCGCAGCAGCCTCACCTAA
- the NOP9 gene encoding nucleolar protein 9 produces the protein MGLGPRFPHQAGRRFPAGGKRGRGAKGSGRPPRGRQRQPCPPPDGRSEPPPDAHPHLSPEALGYFRRALSALKEVPETGEERELMVHNVLKEVEAQALALATNRAGSEMLQELLGFSPLKPLCRVWAALRPNLRFVACHRCGVHVLQSALLQLPRLLGSPAEEEEEEEEDGKDGPLETLEELGLGLAAEVCDDFLFYCGDTHGSFVVRTLLQVLGGTLLESERGRHRGSQLPEAQRTPSRECKATDFEVPETFLNCLQNLSSCFLKDIAVFITDKISSFCLQVALQILHRKLPQFCAHLCNAVMGYLSSRNSSADGSPLLLFLRDQTSSRLLEQVLLVSEPPELQSLFEDHFQGQLQTLAAHPIANFPLQRFLDAVTTPELLSPVFEELSPALEAVLAQGHPGVVIALVGACHRVGIHQAQVLQLLLEAFHCAEPSSRQVACVPLFATLMTYEVYYGLAEEEGAVPAEHQVEMATARDLGEVTVLGSLLLQHLLHFSSPGLILRSLGALTGPQLLTLAQSPAGSHVLDAVLTSPSVTRKQRRRVLKTLKGQYVALACSRHGSRVLDAIWSGAALGARKEIAAELGARNQELIRDPFGHHVARNVALTTFLKRREAWEQQQGAVAKRRRALNSILED, from the exons ATGGGGCTGGGTCCGCGCTTCCCCCACCAGGCGGGGCGCCGGTTCCCAGCTGGCGGCAAAAGAGGGCGCGGAGCCAAGGGCTCGGGGCGCCCCCCACGAGGCCGCCAGCGACAACCCTGCCCGCCTCCGGATGGGCGCTCAGAGCCGCCTCCGGATGCGCACCCTCACCTGAGCCCAGAAGCTCTGGGGTATTTCCGCCGGGCGCTCTCCGCGCTGAAAGAGGTCCCCGAGACGGGAGAAGAACGAG AGCTGATGGTGCACAATGTTTTGAAAGAAGTGGAGGCTCAGGCCCTAGCCTTGGCCACAAACAGGGCTGGTAGTGAGATGCTGCAGGAACTGTTGGGGTTCAGTCCCCTGAAACCGCTGTGTCGAGTATGGGCTGCTCTGCGGCCCAACTTGCGCTTTGTGGCCTGTCATCGGTGTGGGGTCCATGTATTGCAAAGTGCTTTGCTGCAGCTGCCTCGATTGCTAGGGAGCcctgcagaggaggaggaggaggaggaggaggatgggaagGATGGTCCTTTGGAGACCCTGGAGGAGCTGGGCCTGGGACTAGCCGCTGAGGTGtgtgatgattttcttttctactgTGGAGACACACATGGCAGCTTCGTGGTCAGAACTTTGCTGCAGGTATTGGGAGGGACTCTTCTGGAGTCTGAGAGAGGCAGGCACCGTGGCTCCCAGTTACCTG AAGCACAAAGGACCCCATCTCGGGAATGTAAGGCAACCGATTTCGAGGTCCCTGAAACCTTCTTGAATTGTCTTCAGAACCTGAGCTCCTGCTTTCTGAAGGACATTGCTG TGTTTATCACTGACAAGATCTCCAGCTTCTGCCTTCAAGTGGCCTTACAGATCTTACATCGCAAGCTACCCCAGTTTTGTGCCCACCTCTGCAATGCTGTGATGGGCTACCTGAGTAGCCGCAATTCCTCAGCAGATGGCAG TCCCCTACTGCTATTTCTGCGCGATCAGACGAGCTCCAGACTCCTGGAGCAGGTGCTGCTGGTGTCGGAGCCCCCAGAGCTCCAGAGCCTCTTTGAGGATCACTTCCAAGGACAGCTGCAGACCCTGGCTGCACATCCTATTGCTAACTTCCCTTTGCAGCGTTTCCTGGATGCTGTCACCACTCCTGAGCTG CTGTCCCCCGTGTTTGAGGAGCTAAGCCCTGCCCTGgaagctgtgctggctcaggGTCACCCAGGGGTAGTCATTGCCCTGGTCGGGGCCTGCCACAGAGTTGGGATCCACCAAGCCCAGGTCCTACAGCTGTTGTTGGAG GCGTTCCACTGTGCAGAGCCCTCTTCCCGGCAAGTGGCCTGTGTGCCTCTCTTTGCCACTTTGATGACTTATGAGGTGTACTATGGACtggcggaggaggagggggcagtgCCCGCGGAGCACCAG GTAGAAATGGCCACCGCCAGGGACCTGGGGGAAGTGACAGTCCTTGGGTCTCTACTGCTCCAGCATCTGCTGCACTTCTCCAGTCCTGGTCTTATACTTCGAAGTTTGGGCGCCTTGACAGGACCACAGCTTCTGACTCTGGCCCAAAGCCCTGCTGGTTCCCATGTGCTTGATGCTGTCCTGACCAGCCCCTCTGTGACACGCAAGCAGCGCCGCCGGGTGCTGAAGACCCTAAAG GGACAATATGTGGCTCTGGCCTGTAGTCGCCACGGCAGCCGTGTGCTTGATGCCATCTGGAGTGGGGCAGCCTTGGGGGCCCGGAAGGAAATTGCTGCTGAGCTGG GGGCGCGGAACCAGGAGCTGATAAGGGACCCTTTTGGCCACCATGTAGCTCGAAACGTGGCCCTGACTACCTTCCTGAAGCGGCGAGAGGCTTGGGAACAGCAGCAGGGGGCGGTGGCCAAGCGGAGGCGGGCCTTGAACTCAATACTTGAAGACTAA
- the DHRS1 gene encoding dehydrogenase/reductase SDR family member 1 isoform X1, with the protein MPAPMKGQVCVVTGASRGIGRGIALQLCQAGATVYITGRHLDTLQATAQEAQSRGGWCVPVVCDSSQESEVRSLFEQVDREQQGRLDVLVNNAYAGVQAILNNTKKAFWESPASIWDDINNVGLRGHYLCSVYGARLMVPAGRGLIVVISSAGGLQYFFNVPYGVGKAACDRLAADCARELRRHGVSYVSLWPGLVQTELLKEHMMKEENTADPLVEQFRFRFSSAETTEMSGKCVVALATDPNILSLSGKVLPSCDLARRYGLQDVDGRPVQDYLSLSSALSHVSSLSWLASYLPGFLRVPKWVMTLYASKF; encoded by the exons ATGCCAGCTCCCATGAAGGGCCAAGTGTGCGTGGTTACTGGTGCTTCCAGGGGTATTGGCCGGGGCATCGCTTTGCAGCTCTGCCAAGCAGGTGCCACAGTTTACATCACTGGCCGCCATCTGGACACGCTGCAGGCCACTGCTCAGGAG GCACAATCCCGAGGGGGCTGGTGTGTGCCGGTGGTGTGTGATTCAAGCCAGGAGAGTGAAGTGCGAAGCCTGTTTGAGCAGGTGGATCGAGAACAGCAGGGGCGTCTGGATGTGCTGGTCAACAACGCCTATGCTGGGGTCCAG GCGATCCTGAACAACACTAAAAAGGCATTCTGGGAAAGCCCCGCCTCCATCTGGGATGATATCAACAACGTCGGACTCAG AGGCCACTACTTGTGCTCTGTGTATGGGGCACGGCTGATGGTACCAGCTGGCCGGGGGCTCATCGTGGTCATCTCCTCCGCTGGTGGGCTGCAGTATTTCTTCAACGTCCCCTATGGAGTGGGCAAAGCTGCG TGCGACAGGCTGGCTGCTGACTGTGCCCGGGAGCTGCGGCGCCACGGGGTCAGCTACGTGTCGCTTTGGCCAGGGTTGGTGCAGACAGAACTGCTGAAGGAGCACATGATGAAGGAGGAGAACACTGCTGATCCCCTGGTTGAGCAG TTCAGATTTCGTTTCTCATCTGCGGAGACCACAGAAATGAGTGGAAAATGTGTGGTGGCCTTGGCAACAG ACCCCAATATCCTGAGCCTAAGCGGGAAGGTGCTGCCATCCTGTGACCTGGCGCGGCGCTACGGCCTGCAGGACGTTGATG GCCGCCCCGTCCAGGACTATTTGTCTTTGAGCTCCGCTCTCTCCCATGTCTCCAGCCTGAGCTGGCTGGCCTCCTACTTGCCTGGCTTCCTCCGAGTGCCCAAGTGGGTTATGACCCTCTATGCTAGCAAGTTCTAA
- the CIDEB gene encoding lipid transferase CIDEB isoform X2, producing the protein MEYLSALDPSGLLRSVSSMSSDLGRKVWTSAPPPRRPFRVCDHKRATRKGLTAATRRELLNKALETLMLSGVLTLVLEEDGTTVDSEDFFQLLEDDTCLMVLELGQSWSPSRGGVLPYGLGREKPKHSKDIARITFDVYKQNPRDLFGSLNIKATFYGLYSMSCDIQGLGPKKILRELLRWASALLQGLGHMLLGISSTLRHAVEGTERWQRQGRLQPY; encoded by the exons ATGGAGTACCTCTCTGCCCTGGACCCCAGCGGCCTGCTCAG GTCAGTATCCAGTATGAGCTCCGATTTGGGCCGTAAGGTCTGGACCTCGGCTCCACCACCCCGGCGACCTTTCCGTGTCTGTGATCACAAGCGCGCCACCCGGAAAGGCCTGACAGCTGCCACCCGCCGGGAACTGCTAAACAAG GCACTGGAGACTCTGATGCTGAGTGGAGTGCTGACACTGGTGCTGGAGGAGGATGGGACCACAGTGGACAGCGAGGACTTCTTCCAGCTGTTGGAGGATGACACATGCCTGATGGTGCTGGAGTTGGGACAGAGCTGGAGCCCCAGCAGG GGTGGGGTGCTGCCGTATGGCCTGGGCCGGgagaagcccaagcacagcaAGGACATCGCCCGCATCACCTTCGATGTGTACAAGCAAAACCCTCGAGACCTCTTTGGCAGCCTGAACATCAAAGCCACGTTCTACGGGCTCTACTCCATGAGCTGTGACATTCAAGGACTCGGCCCAAAGAAAATACTCAG GGAGCTCCTCCGATGGGCCTCCGCACTGCTGCAAGGCCTGGGCCACATGCTGCTGGGAATTTCCTCCACCCTTCGTCATGCAGTGGAAGGGACTGAGCGGTGGCAGCGGCAGGGTCGCCTCCAACCCTACTGA
- the DHRS1 gene encoding dehydrogenase/reductase SDR family member 1 isoform X2, which translates to MPAPMKGQVCVVTGASRGIGRGIALQLCQAGATVYITGRHLDTLQATAQEAQSRGGWCVPVVCDSSQESEVRSLFEQVDREQQGRLDVLVNNAYAGVQAILNNTKKAFWESPASIWDDINNVGLRGHYLCSVYGARLMVPAGRGLIVVISSAGGLQYFFNVPYGVGKAACDRLAADCARELRRHGVSYVSLWPGLVQTELLKEHMMKEENTADPLVEQISFLICGDHRNEWKMCGGLGNRPQYPEPKREGAAIL; encoded by the exons ATGCCAGCTCCCATGAAGGGCCAAGTGTGCGTGGTTACTGGTGCTTCCAGGGGTATTGGCCGGGGCATCGCTTTGCAGCTCTGCCAAGCAGGTGCCACAGTTTACATCACTGGCCGCCATCTGGACACGCTGCAGGCCACTGCTCAGGAG GCACAATCCCGAGGGGGCTGGTGTGTGCCGGTGGTGTGTGATTCAAGCCAGGAGAGTGAAGTGCGAAGCCTGTTTGAGCAGGTGGATCGAGAACAGCAGGGGCGTCTGGATGTGCTGGTCAACAACGCCTATGCTGGGGTCCAG GCGATCCTGAACAACACTAAAAAGGCATTCTGGGAAAGCCCCGCCTCCATCTGGGATGATATCAACAACGTCGGACTCAG AGGCCACTACTTGTGCTCTGTGTATGGGGCACGGCTGATGGTACCAGCTGGCCGGGGGCTCATCGTGGTCATCTCCTCCGCTGGTGGGCTGCAGTATTTCTTCAACGTCCCCTATGGAGTGGGCAAAGCTGCG TGCGACAGGCTGGCTGCTGACTGTGCCCGGGAGCTGCGGCGCCACGGGGTCAGCTACGTGTCGCTTTGGCCAGGGTTGGTGCAGACAGAACTGCTGAAGGAGCACATGATGAAGGAGGAGAACACTGCTGATCCCCTGGTTGAGCAG ATTTCGTTTCTCATCTGCGGAGACCACAGAAATGAGTGGAAAATGTGTGGTGGCCTTGGCAACAG ACCCCAATATCCTGAGCCTAAGCGGGAAGGTGCTGCCATCCTGTGA